A single region of the Poecile atricapillus isolate bPoeAtr1 chromosome 25, bPoeAtr1.hap1, whole genome shotgun sequence genome encodes:
- the BUD13 gene encoding BUD13 homolog, whose translation MAAPGVSKAEYLRRYLSGPAEPAQPRRRRKKKPPGGTGRAGMRIVDDDVSWNSIAAAPDREEEEDEGDMPVVAEFIDERPDEVKLMEEFRTNSKWKLLGDEDSQSSDVSGAAKSGSRRQRHDSPEPSPPAGKHNGSLELSPLRRQRHDTPDLSPPRRQRHDTPDLSPPRRQRHDTPDPSPPRRQRHDTPDPSPPRRQRHDTPDPSPPRRQRHDTPDLSPPRRQRHDTPDLSPPRKRRHDTPDLSPPRRQRHDTPDLSPPRRRQRHDTPDPSPPRRRRHDTPDLSPPRRQRHDTPDLSPPRRQRHDTPDLSPPRRQGRDLSPRREKPGSPSGKRSRTKGRASPAQKDQHRSRSPPEHSPHRRDAKGSPKKADTMAYGVRAGLLSADVLQREKQELRKHERSTKHLEEESRNAQTVYRDKSGRKRNLAQEQLEQRLKAEAESKREEQYAKWGKGLAQERQQQQNVEDAVKEMQKPLARYIDDQDLDRMLREQEREGDPMAALIKKRKAKENKEKEKPRYKGPAPPLNRFNIWPGYRWDGVDRSNGFEQQRFARIANKKAVQELAYKWSVEDM comes from the exons ATGGCGGCGCCGGGGGTGTCGAAGGCCGAGTACCTGCGGCGGTACCTGAGCGGCCCCGCCGAGCCCgcccagccccgccgccgccgcaaGAAGAAACCGCCGGGCGGCACCGGCAGAGCCGG CATGCGGATCGTGGATGACGATGTGAGCTGGAACAGCATCGCCGCCGCCCCggacagggaggaggaggaggacgaggggGACATGCCTGTG GTGGCAGAGTTCATTGATGAGCGCCCCGATGAGGTGAAGCTCATGGAGGAATTCCGAACAAACTCCAAATGGAAACTTCTAGGAG ATGAGGACTCGCAGAGTTCGGATGTTTCAGGGGCTGCCAAGTCTGGCTCCAG GAGACAGCGCCACGACTCCCCAGAGCCCTCGCCCCCAGCAGGGAAACACAACGGCTCCTTGGAGCTCTCACCTCTGAGACGGCAGCGCCACGACACCCCTgacctgtcccctcccaggagACAGCGCCATGACACCCCTgacctgtcccctccccggaGACAGCGTCATGACACTCCTGACCCCTCACCTCCCAGGAGACAGCGTCATGACACCCCTGACCCCTCACCTCCCAGGAGACAGCGCCATGACACCCCTGACCCCTCACCTCCCAGGAGACAGCGCCATGACACCCCTgacctgtcccctcccaggagACAGCGTCATGACACCCCTGACCTGTCACCTCCCAGGAAAAGACGTCACGACACCCCTgacctgtcccctcccaggagACAGCGTCATGACACCCCAGACCTGTCACCTCCCCGGCGGCGGCAGCGTCACGACACCCCTGACCCCTCACCTCCCAGGAGAAGGCGTCACGATACGCCAGACCTGTCACCTCCCAGGAGACAGCGCCATGACACACCAgacctgtcccctcccaggagACAGCGCCATGACACCCCAGACCTGTCACCTCCCCGGCGGCAGGGTCGGGATTTGTCTCCTCGGAGAGAGAAGCCGGGGTCCCCGAGTGGGAAAAGGAGCCGAACAAAAG GACGGGCTTCGCCTGCTCAGAAGGACCAGCACAGGTCACGGAGTCCCCCGGAGCACTCCCCACACCGCCGGGATGCCAAGGGCTCTCCCAAGAAG GCTGACACAATGGCATACGGGGTCAGAGCTGGCCTGCTGTCGGCCGATGTCCTGcagagggagaagcaggagCTCCGGAAGCACGAGAGGAGCACCAAGCACCTGGAAG AGGAATCCCGGAACGCTCAGACCGTGTACCGAGACAAGTCCGGCCGCAAGAGGAACCtggcccaggagcagctggagcagaggctgaagGCTGAGGCAGAGTCCAAGAGAGAAGAGCAATATGCCAAGTGGGGAAAAGG gctggcacaggagaggcagcagcagcagaacgTGGAGGATGCAGTCAAGGAGATGCAGAAGCCCTTGGCCCGTTACATCGATGACCAGGACCTGGATCGAATGCTGAGGgaacaggagagggaaggagaccCCATGGCTGCTCTCATCAAGAAAAGGAAGGCCAAGGAGAACAAGGAGAAAG AAAAACCCAGGTACAAGGGACCAGCACCTCCACTCAACAGGTTTAACATCTGGCCTGGGTATCGCTGGGACGGTGTGGACAG GTCCAACGGGTTCGAGCAGCAGCGCTTCGCCCGCATTGCCAACAAGAAGGCGGTGCAGGAGCTCGCCTACAAGTGGAGCGTCGAGGACATGTAG